The genomic region tgttttctctcacaTCCAGCACACTGTATGTATTGTTGCTATGATTCTCCACTTTCAAATAATAAATTTGAAATTGGAGAAGCTAGGTAAATCCTGGGTGTCAATGCTCAGGCTATAAACACttgaattttgtgtatttttgtctaACTCTAGTAAGTCAGAGGTAAGGCTGCTTGAAGGGGGAGGAGCCataacagcttgtttcagacagttttGAGTAATGAATCATTCAAAGTTGTCCTAATagagatttaaaacaaacacatggaGCTGCAGATGAGTGGAATAAATCCCACTATAAGCCCACTATCATAGCGGCAGTGTATTCACTGTGATATTGTGTGCTTTCACAGTTTTTATGTGCAATCTAGCCCATGATCACCTGACAAAGGATTTCCTTTGAAGGTCTTTGCCTTTAAAAGTCTTCATCTTCCTCCTGACTTGTGTTGACCAGGTGGTGAGGAAGGTTACTTTACAGGGATGTTGCTGAAAAAGTCACGAGTCACATTGGTGGAGAGCGAGATAGTACCTTATCGCACCACTAAGATGAGGAGGAACCTGCTTGTCGCTCAGGTGTGTGCAAAATCATCTCTGATATTTTCTTTACATGCATAAGCTCTGCTGAACGTGATGCTCAGGAACATTTTCCTTTACAAAAATCAGGTGATCGTCAACGGCCAGAAGCTCTGCCTGATGACATCTCACTTTGAGAGCTTTAAGGCATGTTCTAAAGAGCGTATGAATCAGCTGCATGTGGTGAAGTGGAGGTTTAAACATGCACCTGATGATGTCACCGTTGTGTTTGGGGGAGACACAAACCTGAGGGATGCGGAGGTCAGACGCTGCTCCTTCCACTCAGATACAGCCAGTAAACTTGTAACAATAATCACAGTAACTGTTTTCTCTGGACCCGTCTTAGGTACCCAAGGTGGGCCTGCCTGCAACTGTCTGTGATGTGTGGGAGCGACTGGGCAAGCAGGAGCACTGCCGCTACACGTGGGACACCACTGCCAATACCAATCAGAATATTTCTACACCTGCTCGCTTCCGCTTTGACAGAATCTACCTCCGCCCGGCCAGCAAACGTGGAGTCCCTCGTCTGGCCCCTAATCACATGGCCTTGGTGGGGCTGGAGAAGCTGGACTGTGGCCGCTACACTAGTGATCACTGGGGAATCTACTGCACCTTCTCAGCTGAATAGAACTacacaaaacaaccaaaaacatgacagttaagcattttattttagatCAGCTGCTCTTTAAATCACTCTCTTAAAATAACTCTATGCAGGAAGATGTTCTTATCGCCAGTAAATGATTTATCTTAATTTAAtcagttcaatttaatttattcCTCTAATGTGTGTCTGCTTAAGTGTTTTATGTggttaaaatggccaattaaaatatgaaaaacaccAATAAATTCATGTCTGCTTTGTTTTGATATAAATTTGCATTGACCGATAACAAGATCCATTAGCAGAAGTCTGACAGCTCTTCAGCTTTTAACCTTGTTACATGATCTTCCTCAGTGGATGGTGTTTAGACTGAAAAACACCACACACAGCATGAGAAACCCTACTGTATTGTCACTCTGTATGCAACACAAGCATCAGGCCACTAGAGAGCAGTACACAGGTGAATAGCAACTGCTCAAGCAGTTAATTCTTTAACCACTATACACTTACGACTGCAGCTCTTGATTAGCAAGACTAGGAAAACGACCCATGTTTTAGAGGAAGGTGAACTGCTcacatcagaaaacatcagACAATCTGCAGTTAACTTAATCTTCCAGATCATTTTCAGGAAGAGCAGACAGGGATATAAAAACGGGTTGACCTGATCTGTTCATGTGAGGAGTTGTCATGAAATGCAGGACAATAGGACAGACAGACTTGacaaagcaataaaacaaaagaaaacatatatTGCCTTTATTGTTGCTAATGCAAATCCAGAATATAAAATACCAATGtccaaaaacataaagaagaaaTCAGGAGTGAAGGGTCTCAGGCTTAAACGCAGCCAAACTGAGGTTACATATACAGACAGAAGAGGTAATAAGGCAAGTGGAAACATCAGGGTAACAAGACATAAAGACAATACCAAAAGCCGCCAAAGCACAAAAGATCAGTGACCAccagaaaaaaacacaggagTTAGCGTAACAGGGACACAAAGAGACAAAGATTTGACAAAGAGAGGGTACAAGGGATGAAATGTGtgtcattaaaaacacactgaaaaacattaaaactgatGCGGCAAATCATATCAAATTAAACATTTGTGTCACTGCCAAAACTTTTAGCTGTGACTGTGtgagaaatgtgtttgtgtgcattcatTTATACATGTATTTGTCAGTGTGGCCTTGTGCACAGGAATTTGCACATTTTCTAAATTTACTGAAGTCTTCTTTAATGGTGTAATCCCAGTATGAGGACGAGATCATAATATTTAATTCAACACGTAAGCGGACTTTTTTACATCCATCTGTAAGACATTTTAACACAGTATGTGTActgttttttcagtgttttttcacTCACTTTGCTTTAGCATGTTTAAACCTGCCTCTGCATCCTTGCGAGTTTGTGTTGTCGTTGATTGATATTGCTCAGTGCCATGATAAAATTGTaccaatgtttttttaataattaaaccGTGTCTGCAGCAAATGAGGGCAAAGGTTGTGCTAAACATGACATATTGCTGTCTATTGGTAATTCTTATCAATAACCCACCATAACATAGCAACAGTAGGCCCAAACCAAagttaaacaaattaaataagaattagtaaaaaaaaaaaaactatagcATTTATAATTACAATTGTAATAACGTCTGcttgtttttagcttttttctgtataaaataatgttaaatatCTGATTTGAAAAAGGTGTCTTAAGATGTTATCCTATCTAATGAGTTCCTCCCTCGAGCCAGACGTAATCTGTCTCCTCGCACAGCCTCTCTGGACGCACCCCCCTCACTTCTCCCTGTAATACAGCCTCTGAGTGCATTTCTCATGTTTGTTTGGTGAGCAGTCAGCACAGTTTTTATATCACTGCCACACACAGTGAGGAAAAGCTGACCTCAGGAGAGGACACAGATGTGACTTTTCCCTGGGAGCAGCCATCATCAGAAAAGGCCTCCCACCCTCATTTGTCCCCTGGTCCCTGATTAACAAGGACACATGGACCAAATACGTCCAGCTCTGCTGAGTTCATCTGAagcctgaaacacaaacacctcaAGACTAAACATCTTCTATTGAAGCattatgcagatttttttggttttggggtTTCATGTAATCCAAATCTACTTATCCAACTATTTTTTGTGCAAGTATTTGGGAATTAGTTTGAAACCTAAAATGATGAAAACTTTTCATATTGCTGACCACTTTAATTCCTAAAAAACACTTCATTAGGAACACCTTGCTAGTTCTGGATTGGACCCCCTTTCCCTTTCacaactgctttaattcttcatggcacacagtccatattgacatgatggcATGATACAGTTGCCACAGATGGTATGAATCTACTGCTCCACCTCATcgcaaaggtgctctgttggattgagcTCTAATGACTGTGAAGGCCTTTTGGATACGGTGAGTACATTATCAGCATTGTCTACCAGGATGGATCCATACTTGAATGTTGTTCTGCACCAAATTGTGTCCCTATCGTCTGAATGTTGCAGTAAAGCTCAAGACTCATCGATCAGGTGAATATTTCCAGTTGTTAATCGTCCAGTCTTTGTGAGCATATGTGAATTATAGCTTCCGTTTTTTGCTTTTGGCTGACATGAGTGCcatctggtgtggtcttctgctgcagtagctcatctgcttcaaggttcaatatGTTGTATGTttaaagatgctcttctgcatctgCACCTTGATTGTAACAAgcggttatttgagttacttaCTTTGCAGTCGCCTCTgatctctggcatcaacaaggcattttcagccttctttcagctgctcactggatatttacTCCTTTTTAGACCATTCTCTGTGAAACCTATTGTTACACACAGCACTTTGGTTTGTGGGACTTGCAATACAAGTAATCTTTGTGTTTCTATTCATAAACTTAGACCTAACATTCATAATAACATAGCAACAATGGAAACATCAATAGAAACAAATCAAACATTATGCTAAAGACGAGTGGGACCATCAGGCCTTGTACCAACATACCGTTTAAATGCCACATGATGGCTGTAAGTATGAAGAACATATCCAGATTTTGCAGCAAAACACATGCTACAATCCAACAAAACCACATTTAACACATAATAACAGCATGCCTCTCCATAATAAAAGAGTGCGGGGGCTGAACTGACTTGTCacccactgaaaacatttggagcatTATGAAATGACAAATGTACAACAACTGGTGCACAGTCCTGTTAAACAGCTGAAATCCTATTTTAAAGCAACAAAGAGCAAACATTTGGATTCCAACACTACAGCAACTGCTCCACAAACAGCAACGATCACGTCCCAACATTTTctgaaacatgtttgtggtggCTGCAGTTACAGTCACAAACAGTGGGAATATCTACTAAACATCAGTGCTACAATAGAGACTTACACATAACACTATACTAtacttatatttttctttctttaaatatatggTTTAATTTACAGTGGAATGAagaattggttttggtttagaattaattttctttactgtattctaaaataagtgcactcattttagtttacactgttatgtGTATGAGTtgatctttctttgttttttgagttATCTCAATAGCAGCTGCTTCCAGTCTCTTggttgatgagctaatactggGGAAAGGGGCGGAGTAAGtgtgaaggggggggggggggggatttttgtgtgttttacccctttttgtgtctttgtgggctgatcagccactatttcagtttttttgagTCAGTAGTATTGTTTGTTGACAGCTTTCTGTTACTTTGTTACAGAGTTCTATTACTTTGATCTCTTTTATGGGCCTAAGATTGGGGGTTTGGGGGGTTAAATAAAAAACCTTTTTTAGggactttaacctgtgcctGACTTTCCTTCACTGCTTGGTCCATTATAATATTCCTAACATTAAATTCAAATCAAGCATTTTAGGAAGGTATAAAAGCTTGTTTCTAACATTATTAAAGAAtatgatcttttttttcctcctgtgaAATGGTTTTTCTATAAAGTATCTAAATTGATCATTAGACCTGTTCTGGACCAGCAGAAGCACTACTGGTTGAAGTTAATATGATTTAAGCAGCTATTAGGTGAACAGTCTACCCAAAGCTAAATGCAGAAAAGAAGCGCACTGTCAGCTTTTCTATTCTGCAGCTACAATGTGCACGGTGCaggagagtagtgcggtgtcaCACTTGAGTACAGAGAAGAAGATCAGCATAAGGTCATCTACTGTACAGATGGAGGCAACAGCTGTCAGCGCCAAGAAAGTGGTCACATGATCTATCCCTCTGCCTCGAGGAGGATCCTTCTGCCAGAGGCCTATCATTTCCCTCCTCCACAAATCCATAAACATCCGCACCATAAGTTTCCCTCTGAAAGCCTGCATGGACGAATTCCAAGATCATCTCACTCCCTCTTGTATTTCCTTCCCTGTTGTCGAACACCAACAGCCTCTCTGTATTTTTGGAGCTTTCCCTCCGAAGCGCAGCCCCTCGTAGAGAACGAGGCCTTTAATTTGAGGCCCGTCAAATTGAATGTTGTTGGTTTTGTGCAGACGTGTTCGTGCGCTGGCGGAGAGGCTCTGGGATGGGGTTTGTCCTTCGAGGTGGGGTTACATGATGATGGGTCTGACACGGATCTGACCCGAGCCTGGAAAAGACTGCGTGAAGAGCAGCAGACGGATGTGCGCTGCAGCTCCTGATAACAGATGGAGCAATAAAAAGCAAGACCTGTCAGACGTGTTGCTGTTTGATTGATAGAGTTTGGCTCAGCTTGTACtcgctttttatatttttgttgagCTGGGGATGTGAGCAGATGGCTCTGGGCTGCTTTTCCACTATATGAAGTTGCATGTGGTTACATGGGCACAGCACTGTTTGCAAGCACAATCTATCTGAAGCACAAACACCCACCTCTCTCTGTGCACATAGGTACACAGAGAGAGGTAGTAGATTGTCACAGGCAAGGCAAGGGCACGTCTAAGTGGTACTCCAATCTATATCACCACCGCCACCACCACATCCATCACGACTTCACTTCAAAATTGCTGTGACAAACTGCCCCAGAAGCCAGTATTATGCCTGGCCGTACAgttctgcttctgctgctgcataTTTGAGTACTGACGGTTATTTAGGGGATTGCAAGATAAGGGGAAATCTTCTGAGTAAGAA from Pelmatolapia mariae isolate MD_Pm_ZW linkage group LG22, Pm_UMD_F_2, whole genome shotgun sequence harbors:
- the LOC135933846 gene encoding tyrosyl-DNA phosphodiesterase 2-like codes for the protein MESDSETQSGEDTTPDDWMELADDSPDDSPAVSTDATQKPSEKEDFKLFLITWNVDGLDFENLPERSRGLVKYLNLYKPDVVFLQELTPPYAQFLKKRFESYLMIKGGEEGYFTGMLLKKSRVTLVESEIVPYRTTKMRRNLLVAQVIVNGQKLCLMTSHFESFKACSKERMNQLHVVKWRFKHAPDDVTVVFGGDTNLRDAEVPKVGLPATVCDVWERLGKQEHCRYTWDTTANTNQNISTPARFRFDRIYLRPASKRGVPRLAPNHMALVGLEKLDCGRYTSDHWGIYCTFSAE